Below is a genomic region from Aminiphilus circumscriptus DSM 16581.
CCGTGTATTTTGTGGAAACGAGGTGGATTCCATGTGGCAGGGACGCCTTCCTCGGGACCTCCTCCGGGATACCCGAGAAAGTTATGTGACCCGGAACACGAGCCACCTTCGGACCGAAGTTCCGGGGGGGGTCGTGGATTGTGCCCTGGGAACGAATCCTCTCGGTATCCCTGATTCCGTACGAGCTTTTCTCGCCTCCCCTCAAAACTGGGATCCTGGATGCTATCCTCCTCCGGACCTTACCCCTCTGCGGGAAACCATCGCGGAGTACCTTGGCGATTCGGACGTCACGAGAGAGCACATCGTCCTCGGCCACGGCTCCTTCGGCGTACTTCTCACGCTCCTGCGAATCCTTCTTCCTCCGGGTTCCTTACTCGGCGGGGTTTCTCCCCAGTTCACCGACGTTCCTCTCCAGGCGATGCTCAACAATGTCCGTTATCACCCGCTGATCCTGCATCCGCCACTTTTCGAGGCGCACCTCGACGCGTGGCTCCGTGCCGCACGAGGACGTCCCCACGTCCTCTACGTGGATCGTCCCCACAACCCGACGGGCCAAACGCTCACTCTGGCGGAGCTCGAGCATTTAAGCCACGTCTGCGCAAAGGGGGGAAGCTGGCTTCTCGTGGACGAGGCCTACGGGGACTATCTCCCCCGTGATGAATGGGCGACCCGACTCACCTCCCCCAATGTGATCGTGGTCCGCTCCTTCTCCAAGGCATGGGGACTTGCGGGAATGCGGGTCGGATACGGCGTGACACGCCATCCGGAACTCCTGGAACTTTTCCGGAAAGTGCACCCTCCCTTCCCGGTGAATACCCTCGGGGCGATTCTTGCCCGGGAGGCCCTTTCCGACTCGGCTTTTCTCGAACGAACGAAAACCTACGTCTTCACGACGAAGACGCGCCTCATGGAGTTTTTCCGAAAGCACTCCTTTCTCCGGATGGCTGCGACGGATCCCCGAACACCCATCCTGCTCCTTTCCGAAAATCGGGGAAATTTGGCGACTCTTTTGGGAGAACAGGGCATTGCGGGCGAATCAGGGGAAGGATACATGCACCTGGACGAGCGCTATGTCCGCCTTCGCATTCCCTCTCCGGAATTTCTCGAACTCTTTCTGGAACGCCTCGACGCCCTCAAATCCGGGGGGTCCCGTCGCTCCTTGACGAAACACCCATCAGTCCGCTCTGAGGGAGGGAAGTCTCCATGCGCTGCGTCTGTATCCACGCTCATTTTTATCAACCACCCCGAGAAGACCCCTGGCTCGACGAGGTGCTCTCCGACGCTTCGGCTGCCCCTTATCACGACTGGAACGCACGCATCAACGCGGAATGCTACCGCCCGAATCGAGCGGCGCGACTCACCGACGGAAACGGGCGCATCGTCAGTATCGTGAACAACTACCGTTATCTGAGTTTCAACGTAGGCCCCACGCTGCACCGCTGGATGGCGCGTCACGACCACGTTCTGGCCACGCGAATCCGCACCTCCGACGAGGAGGCCACCCGGGAATTCGGTGCCGGAAACGCCATCGCCCAGGGTTACAATCATATGATTCTTCCCCTCGCCTCCGCCCGGGACAAACGCACACAGGTCCGCTGGGGAGCGGTGGATTTCCGGAGCCGCTTCGGGAGAAATCCCGTGGGAATGTGGCTTCCGGAAACGGCGGTGGACACGATGACTCTGGAGGCATTAGCGACGGAGGGCGTTGCCTTCACCATTCTCGCCCCCTGGCAATGCGCCTCCGTGCGTTCTCCCTCGGGAGAGGGTCAAAAAACGCCCGGCGGGACGGGGCTCGATACCAGTCGTCCCTACCGCGTCGCCCTTCCCTCGGGAAAGAGCATTGTGGTGGTGTTCTATTCGGCGGACATAGCCCGGGACATCGCTTTCGGGGGACTCCTGGACAATGGAGACCGCCTCGCCGAAGCCCTTTTACGAAGTGTTCCCGACAATGGAGAGCCCCGTCTCGTGGTGATCGCCACGGACGGCGAGAGTTACGGGCACCACCATCGTTTCGGGGAAATGGCCCTTGCAAGAGCCTTTCAGGTTCTTTCCTCCTCAAGAGATGTGAGCTTGAGCAACATCGACGCCTTTCTTGCCCGACACCCCGCAACGTGGGAGGCGACCATCGCCGAGAACACCTCCTGGTCCTGCGCCCACGGGGTGGAACGCTGGCGGAGCGACTGCGGATGTCATACCGGCGGAGAGCATGGCTGGCATCAGCGATGGCGAGGACCGCTGCGACACGCCCTGGATCGCCTCCGGGAAAAGCTGGACGATTCTTTCGAGGCAAACCTGGCGCCGTTCACGCAGGATCCCTGGGCGTTACGAAACGAGGCGATCGCTCTCCACCTGGACCAGGGCGAAGAGACTCCCGAGGCGTTTCTTGCGGCACGTTTCGGAAAATCCCTCCGTGAGGAGGATACCGGAAAGATTCTTCTCCTCCTGGAGGCACAGCGCATGGGGATGTTCATGTACACCTCCTGCGGATGGTTCTTCAACGACCTTGCCGGCATCGAAACCGTGCAGATCCTGTCCTACGCGTATCGGGCGCTGGAACTTCTCCGGGAAGCGGGCGGCCCCGATCTG
It encodes:
- a CDS encoding DUF3536 domain-containing protein, which produces MRCVCIHAHFYQPPREDPWLDEVLSDASAAPYHDWNARINAECYRPNRAARLTDGNGRIVSIVNNYRYLSFNVGPTLHRWMARHDHVLATRIRTSDEEATREFGAGNAIAQGYNHMILPLASARDKRTQVRWGAVDFRSRFGRNPVGMWLPETAVDTMTLEALATEGVAFTILAPWQCASVRSPSGEGQKTPGGTGLDTSRPYRVALPSGKSIVVVFYSADIARDIAFGGLLDNGDRLAEALLRSVPDNGEPRLVVIATDGESYGHHHRFGEMALARAFQVLSSSRDVSLSNIDAFLARHPATWEATIAENTSWSCAHGVERWRSDCGCHTGGEHGWHQRWRGPLRHALDRLREKLDDSFEANLAPFTQDPWALRNEAIALHLDQGEETPEAFLAARFGKSLREEDTGKILLLLEAQRMGMFMYTSCGWFFNDLAGIETVQILSYAYRALELLREAGGPDLEESFRSDLRKAEGNRPELPRGDVVLDQLVLPSRRSLRDVATQAALLGVSSSYYAFTVDQTSHTISGGDLFLRLSDLSVEDHRTNRRWKGSACVLSSGGLGDVCRLREDDLPPLRPFKRLFYEGDLLELSRQMENHFPLGPWKLGILPQDDREMVARERSIEAEERWSEQTTEITDESKRLLVQLHSIGVSAPPFLRAAAELSFRSHLQELVEASSTVLDLLSENSPLETLLEEAHSMGLEPELSVLAPHLARELHNALRAQRSVEEETVLRRVLAHLERIRELHITLDLWRIQNEMWRLLESEKERTSGTLLNLAAFLGFAVPESSRTVPE